The Prochlorococcus sp. MIT 1300 genome has a window encoding:
- the gshA gene encoding glutamate--cysteine ligase, producing the protein MNQLLLKGFEVELFTGSPNGQNVGVAVEVTRDLHDFVKEPDHRNIEYITSPIKDYALLSEALLAPRRRLREWLSLKNLTILPGSTLSLGDSERFERSDPVNPYHDLIEATYGTRVVTASIHINLGIEDLSVLFAALRLVRCEAALFLALSASSPFLNGLSTGMHSQRWVQFPLTPLNVPLFANHGHYVSWVEEQLETGNMTNERHFWTSVRPNGPKRPYQLNRLELRICDLITDTNVLLAVTALLELRVLSIVRSPNLNDPFLASQLDKYELAELSNKNDVAAAEASLNSTLHHWRDGSSIVCREWLDQILEEVTPLAVEMGLSDQLKPLYSVITHGNQAMQWLEAYSTGQSVEAVLQKSIVAMQAEETFTGRGGVMLG; encoded by the coding sequence ATGAATCAGTTGTTATTGAAAGGGTTTGAAGTAGAACTCTTTACTGGAAGTCCTAACGGTCAAAATGTTGGAGTGGCTGTAGAAGTTACACGTGACCTCCATGATTTTGTAAAAGAGCCTGATCATCGCAATATTGAATACATCACTAGTCCAATAAAAGATTATGCTCTTTTGAGTGAGGCTCTTCTTGCCCCACGAAGGAGATTGAGAGAATGGCTTTCTTTGAAAAATTTAACGATTCTTCCTGGCAGTACCTTGAGTTTGGGTGATAGTGAAAGGTTCGAGCGTTCCGACCCGGTTAACCCATATCATGATTTGATTGAAGCCACTTATGGAACGCGTGTAGTCACAGCCAGTATTCATATAAATCTTGGCATAGAAGATTTGTCTGTCTTGTTTGCAGCATTGCGATTAGTTCGTTGTGAAGCTGCTTTATTTCTTGCTCTTTCAGCTAGCTCGCCTTTTTTAAATGGCTTAAGTACAGGGATGCATTCACAAAGATGGGTTCAGTTCCCTTTGACTCCATTAAATGTCCCACTATTTGCAAACCATGGTCACTATGTTAGTTGGGTTGAAGAGCAGCTTGAAACTGGGAATATGACTAATGAGCGGCATTTTTGGACTTCGGTAAGACCTAATGGACCTAAACGTCCCTATCAGTTAAATCGGTTAGAACTTCGGATTTGTGACTTAATTACTGATACAAATGTGCTCTTGGCTGTGACTGCATTGTTGGAGCTGCGAGTTTTGAGCATTGTTCGGAGTCCAAATCTCAACGATCCATTTCTAGCTAGTCAATTGGATAAATATGAGCTTGCAGAATTGAGCAATAAGAACGATGTTGCTGCCGCTGAAGCGAGTTTAAATTCAACATTGCATCATTGGCGCGATGGAAGTTCAATCGTGTGCAGAGAATGGCTTGATCAAATCCTGGAGGAGGTCACGCCACTTGCTGTTGAGATGGGGTTAAGTGATCAATTAAAGCCTTTGTATTCGGTTATCACTCACGGTAATCAGGCCATGCAATGGCTAGAAGCTTATTCAACAGGTCAATCGGTAGAAGCAGTGCTCCAGAAAAGCATTGTTGCTATGCAGGC